Genomic segment of Pirellulales bacterium:
CGCACGCCACAGCGCGATACGCGGATGAAAATTGCCCAAGGCGGGGCGCTCGTCACGGATCAATTGCAGTTCGAGATCAACCCCTTCGACGAGCTGGCCGTCGAAGAGGCGCTCGTGATTCGCGACCGCGTGGGCGGCGAAGTGATTGCCCTGGGCGTGGGTCCCGAGGCCCTGCAAGAACAACTGGTCGCGGCGCTGGCCATGGGGGCCGATCGTTCGTTGCGCGTCGATTGCGCGCAGCCGCTCGATCCGCTGCAGACGGCCACGGCGCTCGCCGCTGCAATTCGGCGCGAGTCGCCCGACCTGGTGCTGATGGGCAAACTGGCGATCGACGCCGAGAACGGGCAGGTTCCGCTGATGCTGGCCGAGTTGCTGGATTGGCCGCACGCGTCGTTTGCCTCGAAGGTCGAACTTGATGCGGCCGGGAAATCGGCCCGGGTCACTTGCGAGATCGACGGCGGGCTCGAAACGGTCGAGGTCGACTTGCCGGCCGTGATCACGACCGACC
This window contains:
- a CDS encoding electron transfer flavoprotein subunit beta/FixA family protein yields the protein MKIIATIKRTPQRDTRMKIAQGGALVTDQLQFEINPFDELAVEEALVIRDRVGGEVIALGVGPEALQEQLVAALAMGADRSLRVDCAQPLDPLQTATALAAAIRRESPDLVLMGKLAIDAENGQVPLMLAELLDWPHASFASKVELDAAGKSARVTCEIDGGLETVEVDLPAVITTDLRLNQPRYASLPGILKAKKKPQAVVPWSEIGAVPADGYRVTGYRTLPARQKGELVESPEALAEVLMAKGLI